A part of Methanohalobium evestigatum Z-7303 genomic DNA contains:
- a CDS encoding site-2 protease family protein produces MKSDTDRKEQSQDNIISEMHKYIDPVFNVYEIRKGHNSSLYFYGDPKLDLKTIYKSLWKLFANKGYQLHIKSELGEHIIAATPYVEKKENVNVNLGLAVATFFTTMFAGATMFGVDITGNPLQIVKGLPFTVAIMAVLGSHEMGHYFAAKWHGMRTSLPYFIPFPTIIGTMGAIIKHRGMIPDRKSLFDVGVSGPLIGLVVSIIVTVVGLSLNPVSQTTQQSVMLELGLPPMFLFLMELTGTVGNSIHPVAFAGWVGMFITLLNLLPAGQLDGGHILKAMFGNNSRYISSIMPFLLLGIGIYVNYILNENGSIWLVWGLILSFFSMVGHPEPLEDSINLDKGRLVVGIVTFALGALCFTLVPFTIVQ; encoded by the coding sequence ATGAAATCGGACACAGATAGAAAGGAACAATCACAGGATAACATTATCAGTGAAATGCATAAGTACATAGACCCAGTTTTTAATGTATATGAAATTAGGAAAGGACACAATAGCAGTCTATATTTTTACGGAGATCCCAAACTTGACTTGAAGACCATATACAAGAGTCTATGGAAACTTTTTGCAAATAAAGGTTATCAACTCCATATCAAATCAGAACTTGGAGAACATATCATTGCAGCAACTCCATATGTGGAGAAAAAAGAAAATGTTAATGTTAACCTTGGTTTAGCTGTAGCTACGTTTTTTACCACGATGTTTGCAGGAGCAACGATGTTTGGTGTGGATATAACCGGCAACCCGTTACAGATTGTTAAAGGACTTCCTTTTACAGTAGCAATAATGGCTGTACTGGGTTCACATGAAATGGGACATTATTTTGCTGCAAAATGGCATGGGATGCGTACATCACTGCCCTATTTTATACCGTTTCCCACAATCATCGGAACAATGGGTGCGATTATAAAACACAGGGGAATGATACCTGACAGAAAATCACTATTTGATGTAGGGGTTTCTGGACCTCTTATAGGGCTTGTAGTGTCAATAATTGTAACTGTTGTAGGGTTGTCATTAAATCCTGTCTCACAGACAACACAACAATCTGTTATGTTGGAACTTGGCTTACCACCAATGTTCTTATTTCTTATGGAACTTACAGGCACAGTTGGAAACTCGATTCATCCGGTTGCTTTTGCAGGATGGGTAGGTATGTTTATTACACTGTTGAATCTTCTTCCTGCAGGACAACTTGATGGTGGACATATATTAAAAGCAATGTTTGGTAACAATTCCAGATATATATCGTCGATCATGCCGTTTTTACTTCTTGGTATCGGTATATATGTGAATTATATATTAAATGAAAACGGTTCTATATGGTTGGTATGGGGGCTTATATTGTCGTTTTTTTCTATGGTTGGACATCCAGAACCTCTTGAAGACAGTATAAACCTTGATAAAGGAAGACTTGTAGTAGGAATTGTTACTTTTGCTCTTGGTGCACTCTGCTTCACACTGGTACCTTTCACTATTGTGCAGTGA
- a CDS encoding DUF126 domain-containing protein, with amino-acid sequence METTKINCRKISRGVAEGEVLITDNSISFLGNVDPESGIVVEPGHELYNKSIKDKVLVFPQGKGSTVGSYVLYQLSKNDVAPAAMINIESEPIVAVGAIISGIPLVDKLERDPYTLLKNGYRVKVDGSNGFIEIKDYNHQN; translated from the coding sequence ATAGAAACAACAAAAATTAACTGCAGGAAGATATCCAGAGGAGTTGCAGAGGGAGAAGTGCTTATTACTGATAATTCTATCTCATTTTTGGGTAACGTAGACCCAGAATCCGGAATTGTAGTTGAACCGGGTCACGAACTTTACAACAAATCCATAAAGGATAAAGTTCTTGTTTTTCCGCAGGGGAAAGGTTCTACAGTTGGTTCTTATGTATTATACCAGTTAAGCAAAAATGATGTAGCTCCTGCTGCGATGATAAATATCGAATCTGAACCTATTGTAGCTGTAGGTGCTATTATATCCGGGATACCATTGGTGGACAAACTTGAAAGAGACCCATATACGCTTTTAAAAAACGGTTACCGTGTAAAAGTTGATGGAAGTAATGGATTTATCGAGATAAAAGACTATAATCATCAAAATTAA
- a CDS encoding aconitase X, translating into MHLTKEEEQILNGEHGETLQKAIEILVALGDIYDADGLIPIKSAQIAGVSYKTIGDAGLEWISDLEGEVKVPAILNPAGMDLENWNEMGISKDFARKQQEIIDAYRKLGVNTKCTCTPYYLEGFDTEYGDHLAWSESSAVSYANSVIGARTNREGGPSALSAALIGKTANYGYHLDENRIPDVSITVDCELTGSDYGALGYQTGMMVGNRVPLFHLKNTPSSDELKALGASMAATGAVALYHVDGVTPETQNIRFEQPSENITIEADQIQEVYNTNSDIQNSDEIIAFGCPHCSGDELEYIAQLLDNKQVDRDVWICTSKEVADKNPQIVDRIEKSGAMVVCDTCMIVSPASENYKMMMVNSGKALNYVPGMCKIPSKFGSIKDCIREAGANNRNNKN; encoded by the coding sequence ATGCATCTTACAAAAGAAGAAGAGCAAATATTAAACGGAGAACATGGAGAAACACTTCAAAAGGCGATTGAGATTCTTGTAGCTCTTGGTGACATCTATGATGCCGATGGATTGATACCTATAAAAAGTGCCCAGATTGCAGGTGTATCCTACAAAACCATCGGTGATGCAGGACTTGAATGGATATCCGACCTTGAAGGTGAGGTCAAAGTTCCTGCCATCCTGAATCCTGCTGGAATGGACCTTGAAAACTGGAATGAAATGGGCATATCAAAAGATTTTGCCAGAAAACAGCAGGAGATTATTGATGCTTACAGGAAACTCGGTGTCAATACTAAGTGCACCTGCACTCCCTATTACCTTGAAGGCTTTGATACAGAATATGGAGACCATCTGGCATGGAGTGAATCATCTGCTGTATCATATGCCAATTCGGTTATAGGAGCAAGAACAAACAGGGAAGGTGGACCTTCAGCACTGTCTGCTGCACTTATAGGAAAAACAGCAAATTACGGCTATCATCTGGATGAAAACAGGATACCTGATGTATCCATAACGGTTGATTGCGAACTCACAGGTTCTGATTACGGTGCGCTTGGGTATCAGACAGGAATGATGGTTGGTAACCGTGTTCCACTGTTTCATCTGAAAAATACACCGTCTTCTGATGAGTTAAAGGCACTTGGAGCATCAATGGCTGCTACTGGTGCGGTTGCTCTGTATCATGTAGATGGGGTAACCCCTGAAACCCAAAATATAAGGTTTGAACAGCCGTCAGAAAATATAACAATCGAAGCTGACCAGATACAGGAAGTCTATAATACAAATTCTGATATCCAGAACAGTGATGAAATCATAGCCTTTGGATGTCCTCATTGTTCGGGAGATGAACTGGAATACATTGCACAGTTGCTGGATAATAAACAGGTTGACAGGGATGTATGGATATGCACCTCCAAAGAGGTTGCGGATAAAAACCCACAGATTGTTGACAGAATAGAAAAAAGTGGTGCGATGGTGGTCTGTGATACCTGTATGATAGTGTCTCCGGCAAGTGAAAATTACAAAATGATGATGGTTAATTCAGGCAAAGCATTAAATTATGTACCGGGTATGTGCAAAATACCTTCAAAATTTGGTAGTATTAAGGATTGTATAAGGGAAGCGGGGGCTAACAATAGAAACAACAAAAATTAA
- a CDS encoding UbiD family decarboxylase, with protein sequence MSFRNFIDRLKNDGKLEEITYPVSRNFEAPKIARNIGSPVLFHDIDGNKAIMNLLGSRDELASLFNISKDNIIHKLSTVKPNGETRIVDESPTKQIVDDEVDLTKYPIMTHFEKDGGPYITSGIVVSEYGDTTNASIHRLMVVGKNKLAARLVPPRHTYILHKKASENGERLPVAIVIGADPVIGFASTTRVPTGKEFEYAAALRGDTIELFKCDNGIKVPHSEIVLEGYIEPEERAEEGPFVDITGTYDHVRPEPVITITKIMHRKDPIYHGILPAGAEHLLMMGVPYEPKIYNAVDEVTTVKNVVLTEGGCCYLHAVVQIEKQTEGDGKNAIMAAFAAHSSLKHVVVVDDDIDIFDSGDIEFAIATRLKGDIDILTVSNVRGSSLDPRGESDGTTTKIGLDATKILKESEKFERSRIPE encoded by the coding sequence ATGAGTTTTAGAAATTTTATAGACCGCCTCAAAAACGACGGAAAATTGGAAGAAATAACATATCCTGTATCCAGAAACTTTGAAGCTCCAAAAATTGCCAGAAATATCGGTTCACCAGTATTGTTCCATGACATCGATGGCAATAAAGCAATTATGAACCTTTTGGGTTCAAGGGATGAACTCGCATCGCTATTCAATATTTCAAAGGACAATATCATACATAAACTTTCAACTGTGAAACCAAATGGAGAAACAAGGATTGTTGATGAATCACCTACAAAACAAATCGTTGATGATGAGGTAGACCTTACAAAATATCCCATAATGACCCATTTTGAAAAGGATGGTGGGCCATATATCACTTCGGGGATAGTGGTGTCTGAATATGGGGATACTACTAATGCATCCATCCATAGACTTATGGTCGTCGGTAAAAACAAACTGGCTGCTCGTCTTGTTCCTCCAAGACATACTTATATTCTTCACAAAAAAGCATCTGAAAATGGTGAACGTTTACCGGTTGCTATTGTAATTGGAGCAGACCCTGTAATTGGTTTTGCATCGACTACTCGTGTACCCACCGGCAAAGAGTTTGAATATGCTGCGGCATTGCGTGGTGACACCATTGAATTATTTAAATGTGATAATGGTATCAAAGTACCGCATTCTGAAATCGTGCTTGAAGGTTACATTGAACCTGAAGAAAGAGCTGAAGAGGGTCCTTTTGTAGATATTACAGGAACCTATGACCATGTAAGACCTGAACCTGTTATTACTATTACAAAAATCATGCACCGTAAAGACCCAATATATCATGGAATTCTTCCAGCAGGTGCTGAACATCTTCTTATGATGGGTGTTCCTTACGAACCCAAAATCTATAACGCTGTTGATGAGGTTACTACTGTTAAAAATGTAGTTCTTACTGAGGGTGGTTGTTGTTATTTACATGCGGTTGTACAGATTGAAAAACAGACAGAAGGGGATGGAAAAAATGCAATCATGGCTGCATTTGCAGCACATAGCAGTCTGAAACATGTCGTAGTTGTAGATGATGATATCGACATTTTTGATTCAGGTGACATTGAATTTGCGATCGCGACCAGATTAAAGGGAGATATCGATATTTTAACTGTCTCCAATGTACGCGGTAGTTCACTTGACCCCAGAGGTGAATCAGACGGTACCACTACTAAAATTGGACTTGATGCAACCAAAATACTAAAAGAGTCAGAAAAATTCGAAAGATCCAGAATACCCGAATAA
- a CDS encoding metallophosphoesterase family protein yields the protein MKILAISDFHGETELMNSLVEKIEDKSPDLIIFTGDVVKGQARGDEWLSAQEEGREPVKDKEEILNEKNEDFKLYDEFYDTLDTLDIPVMCIPGNMDAPEDVFFSYLLGKYMRSNIKIAQENIFEKEGYLISGMGGEITNGSKEDFFTLQYPYKEADFALRRFKYAPQKKILLLHSPPTGQLDLDKGKHKSEDVVNELIRDIKPEIVFCGHAHKAQGKEQIDKTLVVNPGALKYGDFAVVNTENKEVDFGTV from the coding sequence ATGAAAATACTGGCGATTTCTGACTTTCATGGTGAAACCGAATTAATGAACAGTCTTGTTGAAAAGATTGAAGATAAATCACCTGACCTAATAATATTTACCGGTGATGTTGTAAAAGGTCAGGCAAGGGGTGATGAATGGTTATCTGCACAGGAAGAAGGGCGAGAACCAGTAAAAGATAAAGAAGAAATCCTGAATGAAAAAAATGAGGATTTTAAACTTTATGATGAGTTCTATGACACATTGGACACACTGGACATTCCGGTAATGTGTATACCCGGAAATATGGATGCCCCTGAAGATGTTTTCTTTTCGTATTTACTGGGCAAATACATGAGATCAAATATCAAAATAGCTCAGGAGAACATATTTGAAAAAGAGGGTTATCTTATAAGCGGAATGGGTGGAGAAATAACAAATGGAAGTAAAGAGGATTTTTTTACATTGCAGTACCCCTATAAAGAGGCAGATTTTGCACTAAGAAGGTTTAAATATGCTCCCCAGAAAAAAATACTTCTTCTACACTCACCACCCACCGGTCAGCTTGACCTTGATAAAGGCAAACACAAAAGTGAAGATGTTGTCAATGAGCTTATAAGAGATATAAAACCCGAGATTGTTTTCTGCGGACATGCACATAAGGCACAGGGTAAAGAGCAGATAGATAAAACACTGGTTGTAAATCCAGGCGCTTTAAAATACGGTGATTTCGCGGTTGTTAATACTGAAAACAAAGAAGTGGATTTTGGAACAGTTTGA
- the rbr gene encoding rubrerythrin, producing the protein MEKTIENMTKAFIGESLARNRYTNFAKVAKEEGYEQISEIFLNTAENEREHAKWMMKLINELKSKSGNSPDKVNLDVDIPVCGSTIDNLKDSISGEEYETTSMYPEFANTADKENLPEIAERFRAIGEVEKHHQERFKKLLNELENHSVYKKDKEVQWVCRKCGYVHTGTEPPEKCPSCDHPYNYFEVKCEEY; encoded by the coding sequence ATGGAAAAAACCATAGAAAATATGACAAAAGCCTTTATAGGCGAAAGTCTTGCAAGAAACCGATATACTAATTTTGCAAAAGTAGCAAAAGAAGAAGGGTACGAACAAATATCTGAAATTTTTCTCAATACCGCCGAAAATGAACGGGAACATGCAAAATGGATGATGAAGTTAATAAACGAACTTAAAAGCAAAAGTGGAAACAGTCCGGACAAGGTAAACCTTGATGTGGACATTCCGGTATGTGGAAGTACTATAGACAATCTCAAGGATTCTATCTCTGGAGAAGAATACGAAACAACTTCCATGTATCCTGAATTTGCCAATACTGCTGATAAGGAAAATCTTCCAGAAATCGCTGAAAGGTTTAGGGCAATTGGAGAGGTTGAAAAACATCATCAGGAAAGGTTTAAAAAGCTTCTTAATGAATTGGAAAACCATAGCGTGTACAAGAAGGATAAAGAAGTGCAGTGGGTATGCCGCAAATGCGGATATGTGCATACTGGTACAGAACCACCTGAAAAATGTCCTTCATGTGACCATCCGTACAACTATTTCGAAGTAAAATGTGAAGAATACTAA
- a CDS encoding aldolase has protein sequence MWQEISRIGKKLVEHGLVESHFGNISVRVGNKMIITRSGCPLDEVTEGNVVEIDVDNPCSMDIIASSESIVHREIYKNTSALAIIHAHCPYAVTQSLLNDKNSLVPVDSEGKYFLDEIPVIKGDIGTEKLAYNTADALGKYKGTIVYSHGTFAAGKILDDAYITTTQIEHSCKIKYLYDMAKK, from the coding sequence ATGTGGCAGGAAATATCCAGAATAGGCAAAAAACTTGTAGAACACGGGCTTGTGGAATCACATTTTGGTAACATTAGTGTTCGTGTTGGAAATAAAATGATAATAACAAGAAGCGGTTGCCCTCTTGACGAGGTGACAGAAGGGAATGTGGTTGAAATTGATGTTGACAATCCCTGCAGCATGGATATAATAGCATCATCAGAATCCATTGTTCACCGGGAAATCTATAAAAATACATCAGCACTTGCTATAATCCACGCACATTGTCCTTATGCTGTCACACAATCACTACTTAATGATAAAAATTCACTGGTACCAGTTGACAGTGAGGGGAAATATTTCCTCGATGAAATACCTGTTATCAAAGGAGATATAGGCACAGAAAAACTTGCATACAACACAGCAGATGCACTGGGCAAATATAAAGGAACAATTGTTTACAGTCATGGTACATTTGCCGCTGGAAAAATTCTGGATGATGCCTATATAACAACAACCCAGATAGAACACTCCTGCAAAATAAAATACCTGTATGATATGGCTAAAAAATAA